Within Marinomonas mediterranea MMB-1, the genomic segment AGCAACAGGGAAAGACATTGTTGGAGCATGAAAGCCAAAATCCATTAAGCGTTTAGCAATGTCTTCTTCGCTGATTCCTGACTCTGCTTTTATCGGGCGAATATCAATAATACATTCGTGAGCCACAGTGCCATTTGCGCCAGTATAGAGAACAGGGTAATGATCGCCTAGACGCTTAGCAATGTAGTTTGCATTTAGAATAGCGTGATGTGTCGCACTTCGAAGACCTCTGTCTCCCATCATTTTGATGTACATCCAAGTGATGACCAAAATACTTGCACTGCCGTACGGAGCAGCCGAGATCGCACCATGCTGCTCACTTTGTTGCGTAACAGGACTCACCGCATGACCTGGGAGGAAGGGTGCTAAATGCGATTTAACACCGATTGGCCCCATACCTGGACCGCCGCCGCCGTGAGGAATACAGAATGTTTTATGCAGGTTAAGGTGAGATACATCTCCACCAAATGAGCCTGGAGGTGCAACACCCAATAAGGCATTAAGGTTGGCGCCATCGATGTATACTTGACCACCAAACTTATGAACAACCTCACATACCTCACGAATATGCTCTTCAAATACACCGTGTGTAGAAGGGTAGGTCGCCATAATGCAGCTTAAGTTATCAGCATGCTGTTCTGCTTTCGCTGTGAGGTCGTCTAGATCAATATTGCCATTGTCGTCACATTTTACGATAACCACTTTCATGCCGGCGAGTGCGGCAGACGCTGGATTCGTTCCATGAGCAGAACTTGGGATAAGGCAAATATTGCGATGAGCATCGCCGCGTGACTTATGATACTTGTCAATTGCTACAAGACCAGCGTACTCACCTTGTGCACCCGAGTTTGGCTGAAGTGAGATCGTATCGTACCCTGTTGCCTTAGAAAGCATTTGAATCAGTTCATCTAGAAGCTGATGATAGCCTTCTACTTGTGCTTTTGGTGCGAATGGATGGATTCGACCAAATTCAGCCCAAGTTACAGGAATCATTTCAGATGCTGCGTTCAGCTTCATTGTACAAGAACCAAGAGGGATCATGCTTTGGTTTAGGGCAATGTCCTTCACCTCAAGATGACGCATATAACGCATTAGTTCAGTCTCACTGTGGTGAGTATTGAAAACAGGGTGCGTTAGTATTGCATCCGTTCTCGCAAGCTCAGCATTGAAACCAAACTCTACACCATTATCTAGCGCAGACTCGTCAAGTGTCACGCCAAATACGCCAGCAAGATCAATCAAGTCTTGGAAAGCGGTTGTTTCGCTCATAGAAAGAGAAACTGTTTCATCACTTGCTTTAAACAGGTTGATGTTTTTGGCTTCAGCCGCAGACAAAATGGCGTCGGTATTTGACCCTGTTTCGATAACCAATGTATCGAAGTAGGTGTCATTCAGCGTGTATTTTGCTTTAAGAGCTTTAGCAAGAATATCTGTGAATCCAGCAACGCGAGAAGCAATTTTCTTTAAGCCATCCGGCCCATGATATACGGCGTAGAACCCTGCCATCATTGCTAAAAGAGCCTGAGCAGTACAAATATTAGAAGTCGCTTTTTCGCGACGAATATGTTGCTCTCGAGTTTGCATTGCCATGCGCAGTGCAGGCTTGCCATGACTGTCTTTGGACACACCGATGACACGTCCAGGCATTGATCGCTTATATTTATCTTTGGTTGCAAGGAAGGCTGCATGCGGACCACCGAAGCCCATTGGCACGCCAAATCGTTGTGCACTACCAACAACAATATCAACGCCAAAATCGCCAGGCGACTTAAGAAGTACAAGAGATAATAAGTCCACCGACGTAGTCACAAGGGCTTTTTGTGCGTGCGCTTTTTCGACAACGTCAGTTAGATCTACAACATTGCCGTCTAGCCCCGGGTACTGAAGCACAACACCAAATACGTCGTGTTGATCCAATGTGTCTATGCTAGCGCAGACTACTTCAATATCTAATAGCTCGGCACGTGTTTTTACAACATCAATTGTTTGCGGCAGGCAATTATCAGCAACAAAAAGCACATTGCTTTTTTTACGGTTGGAGCGCTGCATTAGTGTCATCGCTTCAGCAGCGGCGGTTGCCTCATCCAACAAAGAGGCGTTAGATATTTCCATTCCAGTTAAATCAATGACAACTTGTTGGAAATTAAGTAGCGCTTCAAGTCGGCCTTGAGAGATTTCTGGTTGATAAGGCGTGTAGGCAGTATACCAGCCAGGATTTTCCAAAAGGTTGCGTAATATAGGTGCAGGTACAAATGTATCGTGATACCCCATACCAATAAAGCTGCGTGCAATGGTGTTTTTAACGGCGATCGATTTAAGCTCAGTTAATGCATCATTTTCACTGATTGGTTGCTCGGTCAAATCAATATCTGTTTGATGGATAGCGCTTGGAACGGTTTGCTCAATCAGCGCATCTAGAGAGGGTGCGCCAATAGTGTCCAGCATTTTTTGTTTTTCTGACGAGTCGGGACCAATGTGACGAGCTAAAAACTCATCCTTGCCTAATAAATCGCGGATGCACGAAGTCATGATGATATCACCTGTACAATAAATGATGTTTTGTATGTGAGGGTAAGAGTGCCCAATGAAAGTGATTTGGCATTAGGATGCAATCGCTCTCGTTTTTCACCTTTTATAAAGGTAAAGGGCACTATTGGAATTCTTTTTTAAGCGGACAGCTTATTCTTCGATTGAGGCTGTGTAGCCTTCAGCATCAAGAAGTTTGCTAAGATCAGCGTCTTCAGCTAATTTAATTTTTGCGATCCACGCGTCATTATATGGAGACTCATTAATTAACTCAGGAGAGTCTTCTAGCGCTTCGTTCACTTCGACAACAATACCTGTTACTGGTGCATAGATATCGGAGGCTGCTTTTACAGATTCAACCAGAGAGAATTGCTCTGTTGCTGTCACGTCTGCATCTAGATCTGGCAGCTCAACATAAACAACATCGCCAAGCAGATCTTGTGCGTGATCTGTAATACCGACGGTTACAGTACCGTCTCCATTATCAAGCACCCACTCATGTGAATCCGCATACTTAAGGTTAGTTGGAATATTGCTCATTTTAATAGTCCCATTAGTAAAAATAGCCCGAGATAACGTATCTCGGGCATTTAATATTAACGATAAAGAGGAAATTGCTTACAAAGTTCTAGAACTTCTTTGCGAACACGCTCTTCAACTTCAGGGTTACCTTCTGGTTTTTCTACCAAACCGTCTAGTACGTCACTGATAAGGTGGCCGACTTTACGTGTTTCTTCTTCGCCGAAACCACGAGAAGTAATAGCAGGCGTACCAAGACGAACGCCAGAAGTAACCATTGGTTTCTCTGTGTCGAATGGGATACCGTTCTTGTTACATGTAATACCAGCACGTTCAAGTGCTTGATCTGCAACGTTACCTTTTAGGCCTTTAGGACGTAGATCAACCAGCATTAGGTGAGTATCTGTACCACCCGTTACGATGTCACAACCACGCTCAACCATAACTTCTGCCAATGTTTTAGCGTTTGCAACGACTTGATTGATGTAGTCTTTAAACTCAGGCTTCAATGCTTCACCAAATGCCACTGCTTTACCAGCAATAACGTGCATTAGTGGGCCACCTTGGTAACCAGGGAATACAGCAGAGTTAATCTTCTTACCAATATCCAAGTTATTCGATAGAATCATGCCGCCACGAGGACCACGAAGCGTTTTGTGAGTTGTTGTCGTAACAACATGTGCATGCGGAAGTGGAGAAGGATGAGCCCCTGTTGCTACCAAGCCAGCAATGTGTGCCATATCAACCATTAAGTAAGCACCAACTTTATCGGCAATCTCACGGAAACGTTTGAAATCGATTTCACGTGGGATCGCTGAGCCACCAGCAATGATCATTTTTGGCTGACACTCAACGGCTTGCGCTTCTATTGCATCGTAATCCATTAGTAGTGTTTCAGCGTTCACTTCGTATTGAACAGCATTGAACCACTTGCCAGATTGTGCTGGCGGCGCGCCGTGAGTTAGGTGTCCACCAGAAGATAAAGACATACCCAAAATGGTGTCACCTGGTTGAAGCAGTGCAAGCATCACCGCACCGTTAGCCTGCGCGCCAGAGTGAGGCTGTACGTTTGCAAACTCACAACCAAATAGTTGCTTCGCACGATCAATAGCCAATTGCTCAGTAACGTCAACGACCTCACAACCACCGTAGTAACGACGAGTAGGGTAACCTTCAGCGTATTTATTCGTAAGAACAGAACCTTGTGCTTCTAGTACCGCTTTCGAAACAATGTTTTCGGAAGCGATTAGCTCTATACCAATCTCTTGGCGTTCTTGCTCTTCTGTAAGAGTTGCAAACAATTCTGGGTCGCGCTCAGAAAGCGCTTGGCTGAAAAATACTTCAGTGTTAGCCATGATGGAATTTCCTCTCAAATTAACATTTTTGCAAATGACACAAAAATTCGCGTATATATTAACACTTCATACGTTCAAATGAATGAAAAAAGGTCAACTTCATACGAGTTTATTTTGTGTGCTTTCGAGCTAATTGAAGCACATCATAATTAAAAAGTTTCCAATTGGAAACAAAAGTGTCGTTTTTTTTTATTTCATCCCAAAAAACTCCGTTATTGAACCAGTTGGTTAGGCTTTTTTAGCGAATGAGCGCCTGTTAATTGCAAATTTTTATGGCAAAACCTTGAAACTTTACGTCGTTAGCCTTTATGCTGTTTCCAATTGGAAACAACGATCCAAATTTTCTACATAGAGGTTTTTATGAAACGCACTCCCTTATATGACGCTCACATTGACGCTCAAGCCCGTATGGTTGAATTTGCTGGGTATCAAATGCCCGTCCAGTACCCATTAGGCGTAAAAAAGGAACACTTATGGGTGCGAGAAAATGCAGGCTTATTTGATGTGTCTCACATGGGGCAAGTCATTATTAGCGGTGAAAACGCGAAACAAGAGTTAGAATCCATTTTACCTGTCGATGTATTAGGCTTATCTCTAAATACTCAGCGTTATAGTTTTTTTACAACACCAGAAGGTGGAATATCGGATGACCTGATGTTTTCAAATTGGGGCGATCAAGTATTCATGGTCGTTAATGCCGCTTGTAAAGTGCAAGATATTGCCTATTTAAAAGCGCAGCTTAAAACCAGTTCCGTTGTAGAAATTGAAGACCGTGCGCTTTTGGCGCTTCAAGGCCCTAAAGCTCGCCAAGCTGCGAAAGCACTGATTCCTGAACTTGCGAGCATGGTGTTTATGCAATCTATAAAAGTAGAATGGCAAGGCATCGAACTATGGGTAAGCTGCTCAGGCTATACAGGTGAAGACGGCTATGAGATCTCTGTTCCTGCTAACCAAGCTATTTTATTAGCATCTGCGCTAACTTCTATGGAAGAAGTGGAATGGATTGGCCTTGGTGCTCGTGATTCTTTACGTTTAGAGGCGGGTCTTTGTTTATATGGTCATGACATAGACACAACAACAAGCCCTATCGAAGCCTCTCTTAATTGGGCGATCCAAAAGGTTCGCCGAACGGGTGGCGAGCGTGAAGGTGGCTTTGTCGGTAGCGAGGTTATTTTACCGCAATTTGGACAAACCTTAGACCGAAAAAGAGTCGGATTTGTCGTTGAAAGCAAGGCACCTGTTCGCGAAGGTGTCGAAATTGTGAATGAAGCAAACGAACCTGTAGGAACGGTAACCAGTGGTGGCTTTGCTCCGTCATTAGGCCAGCCTATTGTTATGGCTTATGTTAATACTGCTGATCTCAACACGCCTTTATTTGCATTGGTACGTGGCAAGCAACTTCCATTGACTCAAACGAAAATGCCTTTTGTGCCTGCTCGTTTTTATCGCGGCTAAAATAGCAAAAGATCAAACGATACAGGCTCATGTTGCAATGGAGCTCTTTAGAACTTCACCGTAGCACGAGCCTGTCATTCCTTCTCAAATTCAAATTGAGACACTTTAATTCAAATTAGATGACGTCTGTTGGATGCTTTGCTGTATCTATGCAATAATTCTTCTTTAATGCAATCAAATAACCCTTCGATAGCCAATAAGGTCACCAGTGCTTGTTTCGCGTGATATAGAGTCCGTCTTCCATACATGTTTCTTTGAAAAATTTAATACTGTCTTAATGGGGGACGCTGAAGAACCTTTTTACCGAGCGTCAGTGAACAGCCAACCCGCGCGTATCGAGTATCGACATGATTATATATCAAGTGCGCTACATGAAACGGCACATTGGTGTGTTGCTGGAACAGAAAGAAGACAACACGACGATTTCGGTTACTGGTACGAGCCTGATTCACGCAGCCTTTCGCAGCAAAAGATATTTGAAGATGTAGAAGTCTTACCGCAAGCGTATGAATGCCTCTTTCAATGGTCATTAGGAAGGGCGTTTCGTGTTAGTGCCGATAACCTAGCGCTGCCAGACTATGACAGTACGCCTTTTCAAAACCGTGTGTTGGAGAAAGTGTTTTCTCTCTTACCTAATATACCTGAACGCGTTCTATGTTTTGCATCCGCACTTTATAGCTTACGCTTCCCTAATACCACTTTGACACTTAGCCAACATTTACAGGAATGCTATGAAAATCATTGCCGATGAGAACATGCCCAATGTTTCCACTCTTTTCTCATCTATTGGAGAGGTTTCTCTCACTCCCGGACGTTCACTATCAAGCGAACAAATAAAAGACGCCGACATTCTACTAGTACGCTCTGTTACCAAAGTAACGGCAACATTGTTAGAAAACAGCAATATCAAATTTGTTGGTAGCGCCACAATAGGCACGGATCATATTGATCTTGAGTATCTTTCAGAAAACGATATTTGTTTTTCTAGCGCGCCAGGCTGCAACGCCGATGCTGTGGCGGATTATGTTTTCAGTGCGTTATCGCACCTTTATTTGAATAAGAAGCTGGAGTGGCTCAACAAGCGTATTGGTATTATTGGCCATGGCAATGTTGGAAAAACAGTATATCAACGCTTTAGTGCGCTTGGTTGCGATGTGGTTGCCTACGATCCGTTCGTAGAAAGTGATTCTGTTCGACTTGTATCACTCGATGAAGTGCTAAATTGCGACATTATTTGTTTACATGCGCCATTAACTAAAACAGGCTTACATCCAACTTATAAAATGCTTGGTAAAGAGCAATTACAAAAGCTCAAACCGAATACCACCCTTATTTCAGCAGGGCGAGGTGGTGTGGTGTGCGAGGATAGCTTACTTATTCGTCATGATGAACTAGGAGGGAAGCTTAATCTGGTTTGGGATGTTTGGAAAAGTGAACCTCATATAAACACCGCTCTTCTAGACAAAGTGGATCTCGCAACTCCTCATATAGCTGGCTATAGTAAACAGGGAAGAGAAAAAGGGACATGGATGGTTTATCTGGCACTTTGTAAGTTTTTGAATCTTAACCCTAAATTAGACTATTCCAAAGCTATCAGCCAAGGTAACATTACCGAAATGTCCTTAAATAAGGACGCTAACTTGCATGAAGCGATCGCAAGAGCTGTTCTAGCTATTTATGATATTTCAAGAGATGACACTCGACTAAGACGGAAATACAGAAATGCGCCGTCATTTGAAACGTTTGATTGGCTTCGTAAGCATTATGTTGAAAGAGATGAATTCAACACATGTATCGCGACTCAAACCTCATACCAAGACGAGTTAAATGCTATTGGCTTTAAGCACTTAAATACATGACATACTTAAATTAAATAAGAACAAGGTGAGGTAATGCCTAAATGGCTGAAGTAGTCCAGACCAGTTTTAGTGAAATAGATGTACCAATGGGGACATTGGTACAGTTAGAGTTTATTTCACCACCTGGACGCCACACCGTTCAAGTCGTCGGACGGCTTCCGGGGCGCTCCCTTATTCTTTCAACGCCCAAAGTTAACGGCAAGAACATCTTGGTACGAGAAAGCCAAGTGGTCAATGTTCGACTGATGTTAGATACTTCTGTGTGTGCTTTCTCAAGTAAAGTCGCAAAAAGCTACCTTGATCCTGCCGCTCATTTGCACATAGCCTACCCCGATTACGTAGAAACCTCCGTTGTACGTCAGGCTGCGCGCATAGAAACGCGAGCAATTTGCAGTCTTGATCCGATTGCCAATGATCCTGACAGTATTTTTGCCCCTGCAACCGGCATTATTGTGGATCTGAGTGCGGGCGGTGCTAAACTGCTTTCAAAAGAGGATTTTGGGTCAGTTAACCAAAAGATGAACCTATCATTACGCCTAAAAATCTCAGGTTATGATTTCTACTTGAAGATTCTATGTGAGCTCCGATCCCAAGAAATCGAACATATTGAAAAGCTACAATCCACATTAACAGACAATGCATTTTTAGCTCGAATGGGGGTCGAATATCTCTATGTATACGGTATTAAGTTCAACGACCTACCGAAAGAGACGGGAGTCCCTTTGATTGCCCACATATTAGAACAACAAAGAGAAAAAGGGCGTTAATAACGCTCTTTTCTCTTCATATCCCTTCATATCTCTTCACTTTTACTTCCACTTCAAAGACCTTTCATCACTTACTTTTTTAGAACGATGGTCACCACACTGACTGAATGACGAGATTCATTTCTTCGACTGCATCTCAAAATTACTTGAACTCTTTTAGATAATCCACAATACTGTATAAATATACAGTATTGTGGTATTTATATGCTTTCCCCATCTTTAAACTTACTCTCTAAGCAAGGATTGATTTGGCACGGAGATAACCCTACCTCTAAAACCTTACAGAACAGCGTAGAGCATGATAACGCGGAGCGCAGTAGCACTGGCTTCAAGCAACTTGACGCTTTATTAGGTTCAAAAGGGTGGCCCTCTGGGGACGTCATGGAAATTCTAACCCCTCAACCAGGTATTGGAGAATTAAGCTTATTGACACCTTGGCTTAAACAGGCAAGTAAAAGTAAGAAAGTCGCTTTTATAAACCCTCCTTTTATCCCAAACGCGAAGCTGTTGGAACTGCGAGGTGTTGCGTCTCAACAGTTATGGTTAATCAACACGCCAAACAAGAAAGACACTTTATGGGCACAGTATCAATGTCTCAAGTCTGGACTCTGTTGCGCTGTTCTAATGTGGAGTCCGATAAAGGCAGACACGACAAGCACCAGAAAACTACAACTCGCGGCAAAAGACAGCAATACATTAGGCGTTTCGTTTCGCTCTGAAAAAGCAATG encodes:
- the gcvP gene encoding aminomethyl-transferring glycine dehydrogenase, producing MTSCIRDLLGKDEFLARHIGPDSSEKQKMLDTIGAPSLDALIEQTVPSAIHQTDIDLTEQPISENDALTELKSIAVKNTIARSFIGMGYHDTFVPAPILRNLLENPGWYTAYTPYQPEISQGRLEALLNFQQVVIDLTGMEISNASLLDEATAAAEAMTLMQRSNRKKSNVLFVADNCLPQTIDVVKTRAELLDIEVVCASIDTLDQHDVFGVVLQYPGLDGNVVDLTDVVEKAHAQKALVTTSVDLLSLVLLKSPGDFGVDIVVGSAQRFGVPMGFGGPHAAFLATKDKYKRSMPGRVIGVSKDSHGKPALRMAMQTREQHIRREKATSNICTAQALLAMMAGFYAVYHGPDGLKKIASRVAGFTDILAKALKAKYTLNDTYFDTLVIETGSNTDAILSAAEAKNINLFKASDETVSLSMSETTAFQDLIDLAGVFGVTLDESALDNGVEFGFNAELARTDAILTHPVFNTHHSETELMRYMRHLEVKDIALNQSMIPLGSCTMKLNAASEMIPVTWAEFGRIHPFAPKAQVEGYHQLLDELIQMLSKATGYDTISLQPNSGAQGEYAGLVAIDKYHKSRGDAHRNICLIPSSAHGTNPASAALAGMKVVIVKCDDNGNIDLDDLTAKAEQHADNLSCIMATYPSTHGVFEEHIREVCEVVHKFGGQVYIDGANLNALLGVAPPGSFGGDVSHLNLHKTFCIPHGGGGPGMGPIGVKSHLAPFLPGHAVSPVTQQSEQHGAISAAPYGSASILVITWMYIKMMGDRGLRSATHHAILNANYIAKRLGDHYPVLYTGANGTVAHECIIDIRPIKAESGISEEDIAKRLMDFGFHAPTMSFPVAGTLMIEPTESESKEELDRFSDAMIQIRNEIRKVQDGEWSIDDNPLVNAPHTAASLLESDWAHAYSREEAAYPLTWIKSRKYWPPVGRIDNVYGDRNLYCECPPIESYEN
- the gcvH gene encoding glycine cleavage system protein GcvH; protein product: MSNIPTNLKYADSHEWVLDNGDGTVTVGITDHAQDLLGDVVYVELPDLDADVTATEQFSLVESVKAASDIYAPVTGIVVEVNEALEDSPELINESPYNDAWIAKIKLAEDADLSKLLDAEGYTASIEE
- the glyA gene encoding serine hydroxymethyltransferase produces the protein MANTEVFFSQALSERDPELFATLTEEQERQEIGIELIASENIVSKAVLEAQGSVLTNKYAEGYPTRRYYGGCEVVDVTEQLAIDRAKQLFGCEFANVQPHSGAQANGAVMLALLQPGDTILGMSLSSGGHLTHGAPPAQSGKWFNAVQYEVNAETLLMDYDAIEAQAVECQPKMIIAGGSAIPREIDFKRFREIADKVGAYLMVDMAHIAGLVATGAHPSPLPHAHVVTTTTHKTLRGPRGGMILSNNLDIGKKINSAVFPGYQGGPLMHVIAGKAVAFGEALKPEFKDYINQVVANAKTLAEVMVERGCDIVTGGTDTHLMLVDLRPKGLKGNVADQALERAGITCNKNGIPFDTEKPMVTSGVRLGTPAITSRGFGEEETRKVGHLISDVLDGLVEKPEGNPEVEERVRKEVLELCKQFPLYR
- the gcvT gene encoding glycine cleavage system aminomethyltransferase GcvT, which produces MKRTPLYDAHIDAQARMVEFAGYQMPVQYPLGVKKEHLWVRENAGLFDVSHMGQVIISGENAKQELESILPVDVLGLSLNTQRYSFFTTPEGGISDDLMFSNWGDQVFMVVNAACKVQDIAYLKAQLKTSSVVEIEDRALLALQGPKARQAAKALIPELASMVFMQSIKVEWQGIELWVSCSGYTGEDGYEISVPANQAILLASALTSMEEVEWIGLGARDSLRLEAGLCLYGHDIDTTTSPIEASLNWAIQKVRRTGGEREGGFVGSEVILPQFGQTLDRKRVGFVVESKAPVREGVEIVNEANEPVGTVTSGGFAPSLGQPIVMAYVNTADLNTPLFALVRGKQLPLTQTKMPFVPARFYRG
- a CDS encoding elongation factor P hydroxylase, with protein sequence MLVSRDIESVFHTCFFEKFNTVLMGDAEEPFYRASVNSQPARIEYRHDYISSALHETAHWCVAGTERRQHDDFGYWYEPDSRSLSQQKIFEDVEVLPQAYECLFQWSLGRAFRVSADNLALPDYDSTPFQNRVLEKVFSLLPNIPERVLCFASALYSLRFPNTTLTLSQHLQECYENHCR
- a CDS encoding 4-phosphoerythronate dehydrogenase; protein product: MKIIADENMPNVSTLFSSIGEVSLTPGRSLSSEQIKDADILLVRSVTKVTATLLENSNIKFVGSATIGTDHIDLEYLSENDICFSSAPGCNADAVADYVFSALSHLYLNKKLEWLNKRIGIIGHGNVGKTVYQRFSALGCDVVAYDPFVESDSVRLVSLDEVLNCDIICLHAPLTKTGLHPTYKMLGKEQLQKLKPNTTLISAGRGGVVCEDSLLIRHDELGGKLNLVWDVWKSEPHINTALLDKVDLATPHIAGYSKQGREKGTWMVYLALCKFLNLNPKLDYSKAISQGNITEMSLNKDANLHEAIARAVLAIYDISRDDTRLRRKYRNAPSFETFDWLRKHYVERDEFNTCIATQTSYQDELNAIGFKHLNT
- a CDS encoding flagellar brake protein, coding for MAEVVQTSFSEIDVPMGTLVQLEFISPPGRHTVQVVGRLPGRSLILSTPKVNGKNILVRESQVVNVRLMLDTSVCAFSSKVAKSYLDPAAHLHIAYPDYVETSVVRQAARIETRAICSLDPIANDPDSIFAPATGIIVDLSAGGAKLLSKEDFGSVNQKMNLSLRLKISGYDFYLKILCELRSQEIEHIEKLQSTLTDNAFLARMGVEYLYVYGIKFNDLPKETGVPLIAHILEQQREKGR
- the imuA gene encoding translesion DNA synthesis-associated protein ImuA, whose protein sequence is MLSPSLNLLSKQGLIWHGDNPTSKTLQNSVEHDNAERSSTGFKQLDALLGSKGWPSGDVMEILTPQPGIGELSLLTPWLKQASKSKKVAFINPPFIPNAKLLELRGVASQQLWLINTPNKKDTLWAQYQCLKSGLCCAVLMWSPIKADTTSTRKLQLAAKDSNTLGVSFRSEKAMNQSTLFPYRMHMKPNENGVDICFLKRRGGWETDTISIEMHTYYRRLPQPNTTTPSSNMGSDSLLTLSAI